One Bacillus sp. 1780r2a1 DNA segment encodes these proteins:
- a CDS encoding metalloregulator ArsR/SmtB family transcription factor, which translates to MQLKRIVDFHKTMGDPTRIRILSLLKSGPLNGQAIAGKLGLKPPTITHHMAKLRDIGLIKERRDKNTIYFYLNVKALEASATAILTIVNEEVIETVEENDRFKILKTFFTADGKLTNLPAQRKKRMVVLEKIISDLKYGIVYEEKELNEYLKKFHDDYATLRRELIMNHYMYRKDNQYEMNPKELWGKM; encoded by the coding sequence ATGCAGTTGAAACGTATTGTGGACTTTCATAAAACAATGGGAGATCCGACGCGAATTCGTATTCTAAGTTTACTAAAGTCAGGACCTCTGAACGGGCAAGCAATTGCAGGCAAGCTAGGACTAAAACCGCCAACGATTACGCACCACATGGCAAAGCTTCGAGATATTGGACTGATTAAAGAACGAAGAGACAAAAATACGATTTATTTTTATCTCAATGTAAAAGCACTAGAAGCAAGCGCAACGGCTATTTTAACGATTGTAAATGAAGAGGTGATTGAAACAGTGGAAGAAAATGATCGTTTTAAAATTTTAAAGACCTTTTTTACTGCTGATGGAAAGCTGACAAATTTACCAGCACAGCGTAAAAAGCGTATGGTTGTGCTTGAAAAGATTATCAGTGATCTTAAGTATGGAATTGTTTATGAAGAAAAAGAACTGAATGAGTATTTAAAAAAGTTTCATGATGATTACGCAACGTTAAGGCGTGAATTAATCATGAATCATTATATGTATCGAAAAGATAATCAATATGAAATGAACCCTAAAGAGCTATGGGGTAAGATGTAA
- a CDS encoding GNAT family N-acetyltransferase, producing MLSTVAIKQVTTTDAKQVVAFLVKMRSQLFPMLNKDVLSPDLANFEMHYLHKEKTAFFAAFSPTNEVIGTICVYPYDRRFSHLNDFYPENTAEIVKCYVDEKYRRCGIGKQLFQQALSFSQGTYDVLSLHTHPFLPGGFAFWQSRGFHTRFTEKDGVWDTIFMDMKLLPRS from the coding sequence ATGCTATCTACTGTCGCTATTAAGCAAGTCACCACTACAGACGCAAAACAAGTTGTTGCTTTTTTAGTTAAAATGCGCAGTCAACTGTTTCCCATGCTGAATAAGGATGTCCTTTCTCCAGATTTAGCAAACTTTGAAATGCACTACTTACATAAAGAAAAAACAGCTTTCTTCGCTGCTTTTTCACCTACCAATGAAGTAATTGGAACCATTTGTGTTTATCCATATGACCGTCGTTTTAGTCACCTGAACGACTTTTATCCAGAAAACACAGCTGAAATTGTTAAGTGTTATGTTGACGAAAAGTATCGCCGCTGTGGAATTGGCAAACAGCTCTTTCAACAAGCACTGTCTTTTAGTCAAGGGACGTATGATGTCTTAAGCTTACACACTCACCCATTCCTTCCTGGTGGCTTTGCATTTTGGCAATCAAGGGGCTTTCACACACGCTTCACTGAAAAAGATGGGGTATGGGATACGATTTTTATGGACATGAAGCTACTGCCAAGATCCTAA
- a CDS encoding AbgT family transporter: protein MNPEVNQVEKKGIIVRVLDSIERIGNKLPHPAVLFAVFAMSIMIVSWAVSVFDVTTVHPGTGEELPIRNMVSKEGIQFIFTSMLSNFTEFQPLGLVLAMMLGIGVADKVGLIETFIKKTIINAPKSVITYAIVFAGVLGNLAADAAFVIIPPLAATVFYTLGRHPFAGLAAGFAGVGAGFSANLVISGNDALLSGIANEVVKTVSDTATVTPVDNWFFNAASVALVVLVGGLVTEKIIEPRLGTYKGNKASVMSKVSNLEVKGLRNAGIVGFLYIGMIAMMTVPKSGLLRSDEGTIIPSPFLDGIVPITLIFFLLIGMAYGFTVGNLKSISDVPNLMAESMKDMAGFIVLIFAASQFIAYFNWTNIGTWIAVSGAEILTGIGLTGLPVIIGFIFLTAVLNLFIFSGSAQWALMAPIFIPMLMLLDYHPAYVQMAYRIADSSTNVITPLNPYFPIILALMKDYDKRSGIGSLISLMLPYSVVILVAWTLFFLIWNLFGLPIGPGIEMFINK, encoded by the coding sequence ATGAATCCGGAAGTAAATCAGGTTGAGAAAAAAGGAATTATAGTAAGGGTATTAGACTCTATTGAAAGGATTGGGAATAAACTTCCACACCCCGCAGTATTATTTGCTGTTTTTGCGATGAGCATTATGATTGTTTCATGGGCTGTAAGTGTATTCGACGTAACGACTGTCCATCCTGGAACAGGTGAAGAACTTCCAATTAGAAATATGGTTTCTAAAGAAGGGATTCAGTTTATTTTTACATCAATGCTATCCAATTTCACAGAGTTTCAGCCTCTTGGTTTAGTACTAGCTATGATGCTTGGTATCGGAGTGGCTGATAAGGTTGGACTAATTGAAACATTTATTAAAAAGACTATTATAAATGCACCTAAAAGTGTTATTACATACGCAATTGTTTTTGCAGGAGTGCTTGGTAATTTAGCAGCAGATGCGGCGTTTGTCATTATTCCTCCGCTTGCGGCAACCGTTTTTTATACGCTAGGAAGGCATCCTTTTGCTGGTTTAGCAGCTGGCTTTGCGGGAGTAGGTGCAGGGTTCAGTGCTAACTTGGTCATTTCAGGTAATGATGCTTTATTATCCGGAATTGCAAATGAAGTAGTGAAAACGGTGAGCGATACGGCAACGGTAACACCTGTTGATAACTGGTTTTTTAATGCGGCATCTGTAGCGCTTGTTGTTCTTGTCGGTGGACTTGTAACAGAAAAAATTATTGAGCCAAGACTTGGTACGTACAAAGGGAATAAAGCATCTGTGATGTCAAAGGTATCCAACCTTGAAGTCAAAGGGCTTCGAAATGCCGGTATTGTAGGGTTTCTTTACATAGGAATGATTGCTATGATGACTGTTCCAAAAAGTGGGCTGTTAAGAAGCGATGAAGGTACTATTATTCCAAGTCCATTTTTAGATGGTATTGTACCAATTACGCTCATTTTCTTTCTGTTAATTGGAATGGCTTATGGATTTACAGTAGGAAATCTAAAGTCTATTTCCGATGTTCCTAACTTAATGGCAGAGTCAATGAAAGACATGGCAGGCTTTATCGTCTTAATTTTTGCGGCTTCTCAGTTTATTGCGTACTTTAACTGGACGAACATTGGTACGTGGATTGCTGTAAGTGGAGCTGAGATACTAACAGGAATTGGGCTAACAGGACTGCCTGTTATCATCGGATTCATCTTTTTGACTGCAGTATTGAATTTATTTATCTTTAGCGGGTCTGCCCAGTGGGCTTTAATGGCTCCTATCTTTATCCCGATGTTAATGTTGCTTGATTATCATCCGGCATATGTGCAAATGGCTTACCGAATTGCCGATTCGTCCACTAATGTTATTACGCCATTAAATCCGTATTTTCCAATTATCTTGGCATTAATGAAAGATTATGATAAAAGGTCAGGAATTGGCTCTCTCATTTCATTAATGCTCCCGTATAGCGTAGTCATTTTGGTTGCCTGGACTTTATTCTTTCTCATTTGGAATCTTTTTGGGCTTCCGATTGGGCCGGGGATTGAGATGTTTATCAATAAATAA
- a CDS encoding VOC family protein: protein MVYSLKRIDHVQLAAPPNSENEARRFFHELLGFQEVQKPTELQKNGGVWFTLNNCELHIGIEQTFIPAQKAHPAFEVENLFALKKHLTTHHVPFIQDEKLLNANRIYVNDPFGNRLEFLEWV from the coding sequence TTGGTTTATTCTCTTAAACGCATTGATCACGTTCAGCTTGCTGCTCCACCTAATAGTGAAAATGAAGCCCGGCGTTTTTTTCATGAACTTCTTGGTTTTCAAGAAGTTCAAAAACCGACTGAACTTCAAAAAAATGGTGGAGTATGGTTTACACTCAACAACTGTGAACTTCATATTGGAATTGAACAAACATTTATACCTGCCCAAAAAGCACACCCTGCTTTTGAAGTTGAAAATTTATTTGCTTTGAAAAAGCACCTTACAACTCATCACGTTCCCTTTATCCAAGATGAAAAGTTACTAAACGCTAACCGCATTTATGTAAATGATCCTTTTGGTAATCGCTTGGAGTTTTTAGAGTGGGTGTAA
- the brnQ gene encoding branched-chain amino acid transport system II carrier protein, whose amino-acid sequence MSNKIPFSFIVVIGLMLFALFFGAGNLIFPAMLGQSAGTNLWSANAGFLLTGVGLPLIGVMALGFSGKDDLQSLASRAHPVFGLVFTIILYLAIGPLFAIPRAGTVSYEIGVKPFLSESVGGLPLLIFTIIFFGLACFFSLKPGKIVDIIGKVLTPVKIGSIGILVVVAIVAPIGEFRAPLEAYETNSFFKGFQEGYLTMDTLASFVFGIMIINAIRDKGATTRKQIIAVCGAATLITATVLGVFYTALAYMGAASVSELGYLDNGGSVLASVSNYYFGSFGGVFLGIMITVACLTTSIGLIIACSTFFHQLFPKVSYKAIAVILSAFSALVANIGLTQLIAVSVPVLTAIYPLAIVLIVLTFLHPLFKGHPVVYQGSLLLTFIVSLFDGLGAAGVKMQAVDSAFTQLLPLYDVGLGWVVPAIIGGIVGYVVVLLRAGTVLNRPSK is encoded by the coding sequence TTGTCAAATAAAATACCATTTTCATTTATTGTTGTAATTGGTCTTATGTTATTCGCTCTATTTTTTGGAGCGGGAAATTTAATTTTTCCAGCTATGCTTGGTCAATCAGCTGGTACTAATTTATGGTCCGCAAATGCTGGTTTTTTACTTACAGGGGTAGGTCTTCCTTTAATCGGGGTAATGGCCCTTGGGTTTTCAGGCAAAGATGATTTGCAATCTTTAGCTAGTCGAGCACACCCTGTTTTTGGTCTTGTGTTTACGATTATCCTTTATTTAGCTATCGGTCCACTTTTTGCAATCCCTCGAGCGGGAACAGTTTCTTATGAAATTGGCGTTAAGCCGTTTTTATCAGAAAGCGTAGGAGGCTTACCTCTATTAATTTTCACCATTATTTTCTTTGGGCTTGCGTGCTTCTTTTCACTTAAGCCAGGAAAGATTGTCGATATTATTGGAAAGGTGTTAACACCTGTTAAAATTGGTTCTATTGGTATTTTAGTTGTTGTAGCGATTGTAGCTCCAATCGGTGAATTTAGAGCTCCTCTAGAAGCGTATGAAACCAATTCATTCTTCAAAGGCTTTCAAGAGGGATATCTAACGATGGATACGCTAGCTTCATTTGTATTCGGTATTATGATTATTAATGCTATCCGTGATAAAGGGGCTACGACTAGGAAGCAAATCATTGCGGTATGCGGAGCAGCAACTCTTATCACAGCGACAGTATTAGGCGTTTTTTATACTGCTCTTGCTTACATGGGAGCAGCAAGCGTATCTGAGTTAGGCTATTTAGATAATGGTGGGTCTGTGCTCGCTAGCGTATCAAATTATTATTTTGGTTCATTTGGAGGCGTGTTTCTAGGTATTATGATTACCGTAGCATGCTTAACAACAAGCATTGGACTAATCATTGCTTGTTCTACTTTTTTTCACCAGCTATTTCCTAAAGTTAGCTATAAAGCAATTGCTGTTATTCTATCTGCCTTTAGTGCACTTGTTGCTAATATCGGTTTAACACAGCTAATTGCAGTTTCTGTACCAGTACTAACGGCTATTTATCCACTTGCCATTGTACTTATTGTGCTTACATTTTTGCATCCTTTATTTAAAGGACATCCTGTTGTATACCAAGGAAGCTTACTTTTAACATTCATTGTAAGTTTATTTGATGGATTGGGTGCTGCTGGGGTGAAAATGCAGGCTGTAGATTCAGCTTTTACACAATTATTACCTCTATATGATGTGGGGCTAGGATGGGTTGTTCCAGCCATCATTGGGGGCATCGTGGGATATGTTGTTGTATTGCTACGAGCGGGAACAGTTTTAAATAGACCAAGTAAATAG
- the megL gene encoding methionine gamma-lyase, translated as MANTEKYKFETKAVHGKYESSMHHDSLATPLYQTSTFTFSSLNQGARRFAGEESGYVYSRLANPTVAEFESRMAELEEGEEALAFSSGMAAVSAALIGLTKAGDHILCSKGLYGCTFGLLELLNEKYGITHSFSTFLTVEEIKASITDKTACIYIETPINPTMQVIDLTLLVSVAKEHGVPVIVDNTFLTPYLQKPLTLGCDLVIHSATKYIGGHGDVVAGVMVGEASLIQSIRKTVQKDIGGILAPFDAWLLIRGLKTLPVRVDRHCENAEKIVEKLKIHPKVKTVYYPEIKGRLEKQMERSGGVLAFELNGSEESVKEFMNELSLISIAVSLGDTETLIQHPASMTHAVVPEGIRKEMGISNKLLRLSVGLEFWEDIWKDLENALDKIS; from the coding sequence ATGGCGAACACAGAGAAATATAAATTTGAAACAAAAGCGGTTCATGGCAAATATGAATCAAGCATGCATCATGACAGCCTTGCTACACCGCTATATCAAACATCCACTTTTACCTTTTCAAGCTTAAACCAAGGAGCAAGGCGTTTTGCGGGAGAAGAGAGTGGATATGTCTATTCAAGATTAGCAAATCCCACCGTAGCAGAGTTTGAAAGTCGAATGGCAGAGCTGGAAGAAGGTGAAGAAGCGCTAGCATTTAGTTCAGGAATGGCTGCTGTATCTGCAGCTTTAATTGGTTTAACAAAGGCTGGAGATCATATTCTTTGTTCAAAAGGTCTTTACGGCTGTACGTTTGGTTTATTGGAGCTATTAAATGAAAAATATGGCATTACACATTCTTTTTCAACCTTTCTAACAGTAGAAGAAATCAAAGCTAGCATTACTGATAAAACCGCGTGCATTTATATTGAAACACCGATTAATCCTACTATGCAGGTCATTGATTTAACCCTTTTAGTGTCAGTAGCAAAAGAACATGGAGTTCCAGTTATCGTTGATAATACATTTTTAACGCCATATTTGCAAAAGCCGTTAACTCTTGGATGTGACCTTGTTATACACAGCGCCACTAAATATATTGGTGGGCATGGTGATGTTGTGGCAGGCGTAATGGTTGGAGAAGCAAGCCTGATTCAAAGCATAAGAAAGACTGTTCAAAAAGATATTGGTGGAATTCTTGCACCTTTTGATGCGTGGCTATTAATTAGAGGTTTAAAAACCTTGCCTGTTAGAGTGGATCGACATTGTGAAAATGCAGAGAAAATTGTTGAAAAGCTGAAAATACATCCAAAAGTAAAAACGGTATATTATCCAGAAATAAAAGGGAGATTAGAAAAACAAATGGAAAGGAGCGGAGGGGTGTTAGCCTTTGAATTGAATGGATCAGAGGAATCTGTGAAGGAGTTTATGAATGAATTAAGCCTAATCTCCATTGCAGTTAGCTTAGGTGATACAGAAACTTTAATTCAACACCCTGCTTCAATGACGCACGCGGTTGTTCCTGAAGGTATCAGAAAGGAAATGGGCATATCAAACAAGCTATTGCGCCTATCTGTAGGCTTAGAATTTTGGGAAGATATATGGAAAGACTTAGAAAATGCACTTGATAAAATTAGCTAA
- a CDS encoding NAD(P)/FAD-dependent oxidoreductase yields MKNSELYDVTVIGGGPAGLYSTFYSGLREMKTKLIEFQPRLGGKVHVYPEKMIWDVGGLTPTPGAQLIEQLVAQGLTFDPTVVLNEKIESISRNNEGHFLLMGSSGEIHQSKTVIIAVGGGILNPQKLEIEGAERFEISNLNYTVKSLQRFKDKVVIVSGGGNSAIDWANELEPVAKKVYLTYRKDCLSGHESQVTQLMNSSATCMLNTSISKLIADGNSEKIAKVELINHLTGEVTYLPIDEVIINHGYERDTSLLQNSELSIEMIHDYYIAGNSSSETTVPGLYAAGDILQHEGKVNLIAGAFQDAANAVNRAKLFIEPNANKVAMVSSHNEVFKKRNRELVKQMLQA; encoded by the coding sequence GTGAAAAACTCAGAGCTTTATGATGTAACCGTAATTGGCGGTGGACCAGCTGGGCTATACTCTACCTTTTATAGTGGGCTTCGTGAAATGAAAACGAAATTAATTGAATTTCAGCCTCGTTTAGGAGGGAAAGTCCACGTTTATCCCGAGAAAATGATATGGGACGTGGGAGGTTTAACCCCGACTCCTGGAGCCCAATTAATTGAGCAGCTTGTAGCTCAAGGATTAACGTTTGATCCAACAGTTGTATTAAACGAGAAAATTGAATCTATCTCTCGAAATAATGAGGGACATTTTTTATTAATGGGTTCTTCGGGCGAAATACATCAATCTAAAACAGTAATCATAGCGGTAGGTGGCGGGATTTTGAATCCGCAAAAGTTAGAAATTGAAGGAGCAGAGCGTTTTGAGATTTCAAATTTAAATTATACTGTAAAATCACTGCAACGCTTTAAAGATAAAGTCGTAATTGTTTCGGGAGGAGGAAATTCAGCCATTGACTGGGCTAATGAATTAGAGCCTGTGGCGAAAAAAGTGTACTTAACATACCGAAAAGACTGTTTATCTGGTCATGAGTCACAGGTGACCCAGTTAATGAATAGTTCTGCAACTTGTATGTTAAATACATCAATTAGCAAGTTAATAGCTGATGGAAACAGTGAAAAAATTGCTAAAGTGGAGCTTATCAATCATTTAACTGGAGAAGTTACATATTTACCAATTGACGAAGTAATCATTAATCATGGGTACGAGCGAGACACATCATTACTTCAGAACAGTGAGCTTTCAATTGAAATGATTCATGACTACTATATTGCGGGAAACTCGTCAAGCGAAACAACTGTGCCCGGCTTATATGCAGCAGGCGATATTTTGCAGCATGAAGGAAAAGTAAACTTAATTGCCGGTGCGTTTCAAGATGCAGCAAACGCTGTAAATCGGGCAAAGCTGTTTATTGAGCCTAATGCTAATAAAGTCGCAATGGTTTCTTCTCATAACGAAGTGTTCAAAAAGCGCAATAGAGAGCTAGTAAAGCAAATGTTACAAGCGTAA
- a CDS encoding ABC transporter ATP-binding protein produces MVRLHTEELNIGYGERVIVKNLSVQIPDKKITTIIGSNGCGKSTLLKAITRLIPHQSGTVLLDGSSIAKENTKELAKKIAILPQSPESANGLTVGELVSYGRFPYQKGFGRLTKKDYEVIDWALEVTGTLDYKYRPVDALSGGQRQRVWIAMALAQETDIIFLDEPTTYLDMAHQLEVLELLQKLNKEQERTVIMVLHDLNQAARFADYIIAMKDGEIIKAGTCEEVMQQDVLKEVFQIDAEIGRDPRTNKPMCITYNLL; encoded by the coding sequence ATGGTTCGCCTACATACAGAAGAGCTTAACATTGGATATGGTGAACGGGTAATCGTAAAAAATTTGAGTGTTCAAATTCCTGATAAAAAAATCACCACTATTATTGGTTCAAATGGCTGTGGAAAGTCAACGCTGTTGAAAGCTATTACACGCTTAATTCCTCATCAATCTGGCACCGTATTATTAGACGGATCTAGTATTGCAAAAGAAAATACGAAAGAGCTTGCAAAGAAAATAGCAATCCTTCCTCAGTCTCCTGAAAGCGCCAACGGACTCACCGTAGGAGAGCTCGTATCTTATGGACGATTCCCTTATCAAAAAGGTTTTGGTCGCTTAACAAAGAAAGATTACGAAGTTATTGACTGGGCACTTGAAGTAACAGGAACACTAGACTATAAGTACCGTCCTGTTGATGCCTTATCCGGTGGCCAGCGTCAGCGCGTTTGGATTGCAATGGCATTAGCTCAGGAAACTGATATAATCTTTTTAGACGAACCCACTACTTATCTCGATATGGCGCATCAGCTTGAAGTACTTGAGCTTTTACAGAAACTCAACAAAGAGCAAGAGCGCACTGTTATCATGGTTTTGCATGATTTAAACCAAGCTGCCCGTTTTGCAGATTACATTATCGCAATGAAAGATGGCGAAATTATAAAAGCGGGTACGTGCGAAGAAGTCATGCAGCAAGACGTTTTAAAGGAAGTCTTCCAAATCGATGCTGAAATTGGACGAGATCCTAGAACAAATAAACCGATGTGTATTACGTATAATTTACTATAG
- a CDS encoding iron-hydroxamate ABC transporter substrate-binding protein has protein sequence MKKLLLPFMLLLVLIISACGNANESQGNEAKDKKSDTVTYESENGPIEVPADPKRVVVLASFVGNVLALDTNVVGVDSWSKDNPRFKDQLKDAEVVTEDDLEKIIELNPDLIIGLSTTKNIDKLQEIAPTVTYTYGKVDYLTQHLEIGKALNKETEAQTWIDDFKADAKAAGKDIKAKIGEDATVSVIENFDKQLYVFGDNWARGTEILYQEMELKMPEKVKEMALKDGYYAISPEVLSDYAGDYVIFSKNADGDTSFQETDTYKNIPAVKNNQLFEANAKEFYFNDPISLEYQLNFFKEKFLQQ, from the coding sequence ATGAAAAAATTATTACTTCCCTTTATGCTTTTACTCGTGCTCATTATTAGCGCTTGCGGTAACGCAAACGAAAGTCAAGGTAATGAAGCAAAAGATAAAAAATCAGATACTGTTACATACGAATCTGAAAATGGACCAATTGAAGTTCCTGCTGATCCTAAGCGCGTAGTTGTTCTTGCTTCATTTGTTGGAAACGTTTTAGCTTTAGATACAAACGTAGTTGGAGTAGATTCATGGTCAAAAGACAATCCTCGCTTTAAAGACCAGCTAAAAGATGCGGAAGTTGTAACAGAAGACGACTTAGAAAAAATCATTGAATTAAACCCAGATTTAATCATTGGTTTATCTACAACAAAGAACATTGATAAACTACAAGAAATTGCTCCAACCGTTACGTATACGTATGGAAAAGTAGATTACTTAACTCAGCACTTAGAAATTGGTAAAGCTTTAAACAAAGAAACAGAAGCTCAAACATGGATTGATGATTTCAAAGCTGATGCAAAAGCAGCTGGTAAAGATATTAAAGCAAAAATTGGTGAAGATGCAACTGTTTCAGTTATTGAAAACTTTGACAAGCAACTCTATGTATTCGGTGATAATTGGGCACGTGGTACAGAAATTTTATATCAAGAAATGGAATTAAAAATGCCTGAAAAAGTAAAAGAAATGGCATTAAAAGATGGTTACTATGCAATTTCACCAGAGGTTCTTTCTGATTATGCTGGTGACTACGTAATCTTCAGTAAAAATGCAGATGGAGATACGTCATTCCAAGAAACGGATACGTACAAAAACATTCCTGCTGTAAAGAATAATCAACTGTTTGAAGCAAATGCAAAAGAGTTTTATTTTAATGATCCAATTTCATTAGAATATCAATTAAACTTCTTTAAAGAAAAATTCTTACAGCAGTAA
- a CDS encoding iron ABC transporter permease yields the protein MTTNKKPFIPFIFKLIIGFLIFIGMFIISMVFGAADISIKDVWLALTSTSTNDQILIIRELRLPREVAAIFVGIALSVSGGIMQGMTRNPLADPGLLGLTAGAKAALALTIALIPSANYFWIMIACFIGAGVGAGLVFGIGSLKRGGFSPLRIVLAGAAVSTFLYAIADGIGIYFNISKDVSMWTSGGLTLTSWNQLSIVIPFIIVGTLIALALSRQLTILSLSDEVATGLGQHTTKIKVILFGVIVLLAGSSVALAGNLVFIGLMIPHIVRAIVGTDYRFIIPMSVLIGSSFMLFADTLARTINAPYETSIIAVVSMIGLPFFLFIIKKGGHAIR from the coding sequence ATGACAACGAACAAAAAACCATTTATTCCCTTTATATTCAAACTCATTATTGGATTTTTAATCTTTATTGGAATGTTTATTATTTCAATGGTCTTTGGGGCAGCTGATATTTCTATCAAAGATGTTTGGTTAGCGCTTACCTCAACTAGTACAAATGATCAAATCTTAATTATTCGCGAACTTCGCCTTCCTCGGGAAGTAGCGGCTATTTTTGTGGGTATTGCTCTTTCAGTATCAGGTGGCATCATGCAAGGAATGACAAGGAATCCACTTGCAGATCCTGGTTTACTTGGATTAACAGCGGGTGCTAAAGCTGCGCTTGCTCTTACAATTGCTCTCATTCCATCTGCTAACTATTTTTGGATTATGATTGCATGTTTTATTGGAGCTGGTGTTGGTGCTGGGCTGGTATTTGGAATTGGCTCTTTAAAAAGAGGCGGATTTTCTCCTCTTCGCATTGTATTAGCTGGTGCGGCAGTTTCCACTTTCCTATACGCAATCGCCGATGGAATTGGCATTTACTTTAATATTTCAAAAGATGTGTCTATGTGGACTTCCGGTGGACTTACTTTGACATCTTGGAATCAATTATCGATTGTAATTCCATTTATTATAGTAGGTACACTTATCGCACTTGCTCTTTCTAGACAGCTGACCATCCTTAGCTTGAGTGATGAAGTAGCGACAGGGCTAGGACAGCACACCACTAAGATTAAAGTCATTTTGTTTGGAGTCATTGTATTGTTAGCTGGTTCATCGGTTGCTTTAGCCGGTAACCTTGTTTTTATTGGTTTGATGATTCCTCATATCGTAAGGGCGATTGTGGGAACAGATTACCGGTTTATCATCCCGATGTCTGTACTTATTGGATCATCCTTCATGTTATTTGCGGATACGCTAGCACGTACAATTAACGCTCCGTACGAAACATCTATTATTGCAGTTGTATCAATGATTGGCCTCCCTTTCTTTTTGTTTATTATTAAAAAAGGAGGTCACGCAATCCGATGA
- a CDS encoding iron ABC transporter permease produces the protein MIHPTLRKKQLFILFLLTALILLTVAVSMGLGYAALPFDHLLPTLFGQGTFKEEFILFSIRLPRIVITLLAGMALALSGAILQSITRNDLAEPGIIGINSGAGVGVALFFLFFPIDPGSFVYMIPFVGFIGAIMTAALIYAFAYEKNVGLAPTKLVLTGVGFSMALSGAMIVLISSAERQKVDFIAKWLAGNIWGADWPFVLALLPWLIVLIPFVLYKANRLNILSLNEHTAIGVGISIEKERITLLLAAVALAASAVSVTGGIAFIGLIAPHLAKSLVGPRNQLFIPVAILMGGFFLLVADTIGRNLLTSEGIPAGIIVALIGAPYFIYLLLRK, from the coding sequence ATGATCCATCCTACACTACGAAAAAAACAGCTATTTATTTTATTTTTACTAACAGCTCTTATTTTGCTAACAGTTGCTGTTAGTATGGGATTAGGCTATGCGGCTTTACCCTTTGACCACTTGCTTCCGACTCTATTTGGACAAGGTACGTTTAAAGAAGAATTTATCTTATTTTCAATCCGTCTGCCTCGTATCGTTATTACTTTACTAGCTGGTATGGCGCTTGCTTTATCAGGAGCTATCTTACAAAGCATTACTCGAAATGATTTAGCAGAGCCAGGTATTATCGGCATTAATTCAGGTGCTGGAGTAGGTGTGGCTTTATTTTTCTTATTCTTTCCAATTGATCCTGGCTCATTTGTATATATGATTCCCTTTGTTGGATTTATTGGAGCAATTATGACAGCAGCCTTGATTTATGCATTTGCCTACGAAAAAAATGTAGGCCTCGCCCCTACTAAGTTAGTTCTAACTGGCGTTGGATTTTCCATGGCTCTATCGGGAGCGATGATTGTCTTAATCTCTTCCGCTGAACGTCAAAAGGTTGACTTTATTGCAAAATGGTTAGCCGGAAACATCTGGGGGGCAGACTGGCCGTTTGTTCTAGCTCTTTTGCCTTGGCTAATTGTGTTAATCCCTTTTGTTTTATACAAAGCTAACAGACTTAATATTTTATCACTCAATGAGCATACGGCCATCGGTGTTGGAATCTCTATTGAAAAAGAACGAATTACACTATTACTTGCCGCTGTAGCCCTTGCAGCTTCTGCAGTATCTGTAACGGGTGGAATTGCATTTATTGGATTAATAGCCCCTCACCTTGCTAAAAGCCTTGTAGGACCGAGAAACCAGCTATTTATTCCTGTTGCTATTTTAATGGGTGGCTTTTTCCTTTTAGTAGCTGATACAATTGGGCGTAACTTGCTGACTTCTGAAGGGATTCCAGCTGGAATTATTGTCGCATTGATTGGTGCACCATATTTCATTTATCTACTTTTGAGAAAATAA